The Bombus terrestris chromosome 9, iyBomTerr1.2, whole genome shotgun sequence genome contains a region encoding:
- the LOC100646301 gene encoding spectrin beta chain isoform X4, protein MTTDISVVRGGWDPTLQQEIVDEYEYDGGNSSSRLFERSRIKALAGERELVQKKTFQKWVNSHLVRCSCRIGDLYVDLRDGKMLIKLLEILSGERLPRPTKGKMRIHCLENVDKALQFLREQRVHLENMGSHDIVDGNPRLSLGLIWTIILRFQIQDITIEETDNQETKSAKDALLLWCQMKTAGYHNVNVRNFTTSWRDGLAFNAIIHKHRPDLIQFDKLSKSNAIYNLNNAFNVAEDKLGLTKLLDAEDIFVDHPDEKSIITYVVTYYHYFSKMKQETVQGKRIGKVVGIAMENDRMIHEYESLTSDLLRWIEGTIEALGDRRFANSLVGVQSQLSQFSNYRTVEKPPKFVEKGNLEVLLFTLQSKMRANNQKPYTPKEGKMISDINKAWERLEKAEHERELALREELIRQEKLEQLAARFNRKASMRETWLSENQRLVSQDNFGFDLAAVEAAAKKHEAIETDIFAYEERVQAVMAVSQELEAENYHDIERINARKDNVLRLWNYLLELLRARRMRLELSLQLQQNFQEMLYILDSMEEIKMRLLTDDYGKHLMGVEDLLQKHSLVEADINVLGERVKAVVQQSQRFLEHGEGYRPCDPTIIVERVQQLEDAYAELVRLAVERRARLEESRKLWQFYWDMADEENWIKEKEQIVSTGDIGHDLTTINLLLSKHKALENEIQSHEPQLMSVAAVGDELVRQKHFGSDRIQERLQEILGMWNHLLDLAAFRRKRLEEAVDYHQLFADADDIDIWMLDTLRLVSSEDVGRDEANVQSLLKKHKDVTDELKNYATTIDQLRQQASSLGEQDAKSPEVLERLDSIDSRYKELMELAKLRKQRLLDALSLYKLFSESDGVEQWIGEKNRMLETMVPAKDIEDVEIMKHRYNGFEKEMYANASRVAVVNQLARQLLHVEHPNSEQIVARQNELNQKWAELREKAENKREELNSAHGVQTFHIECRETVSWIEDKKRILQQTDSLEMDLTGVMTLQRRLSGMERDLAAIQAKLDALEMEAQNIQQQNLEDPEVIKGRIDQIHTIWEQLTQMLKERDAKLEEAGDLHRFLRDLDHFQAWLRRTQTDVASEDTPTTLADAEKLLTQHQNIKEEIDNYTDDYQKMMEYGERLTSEAGDGDTQYMFLRERLNALKMGWEDLRQMWVNRKILLSNSLNLQIFDRDARQAEVLLSQQEHILAKDETPANFEQAEHMIKRHEAFMTTMDANDEKINSVVQFAGRLVDEGHFAADKVKKKAESINERRRINREKANQYMEKLKDQLQLQMFLQDCEELGEWVQEKHITAQDETYRSAKTVHSKWTRHQAFEAEIASNKDRLQQLQQAAEELIQQKPDLAEIIKPKVAELADQFEELETTTHDKGERLFDANREVLIHQTCDDIDSWMNELEKQIESTDTGSDLASVNILMQKQQMIETQMAVKARQVTELDKQAEHLQRTVPDDKMEEIKCKKEKVAQRFAQLKAPLIDRQRQLEKKKEAFQFRRDVEDEKLWIAEKMPQATSTEYGNSLFNVHMLKKKNQSLRTEIENHEPRINLVCNNGQKLIDEGHEDSPEFQKLIPELTEKWKELKHAVDDRNKHLLQNEKAQQYFFDATEAESWMSEQELYMMVEDRGKDEISAQNLMKKHESLEHAMEDYAETIRQLGETARQLINDQHPLVDQIAVKQSQVDKLYAGLKDLAGERRAKLDDALQLFMLNREVDDLEQWIAERELVAGSHELGQDYDHVTLLWERFKEFARDTEAIGSERVAAVNGIADSLMASGHSDAATIAEWEDGLNEVWQDLLELIETRTQMLEASKELHKFFHDCKDVLGRILEKQNAMSDELGRDAGSVSALQRKHANFMQDLSTLQSQVSQIQEESATLQASYCGDKAREITNREGEVVAAWNNLQSLCDGRRTKLEDTGDLFRFFNMVRTLMIWMDDVVRQMNTSEKPRDVAGVELLMNNHQSLKAEIDAREDNLMACINLGKDLLARNHYASSQIKEKLAALTDHRNALLHRWEERWENLQLILEVYQFARDAAVAEAWLVAQEPYLMSQELGHTIDEVENLIKKHEAFEKSAAAQEERFSALHRLTTFELKEMKRREQEREEEERRKKEEAAAAEAARLAKATPVTSPDEPPSERAEAEGVPTGERPAGEDESHVAHRKASTRTPQPQDKPKEVHAQKPARLSMRGEATPPATTPLKPSQGLSSPTKQRSPTDDEFEGVLQRKHEWESTTKKASNRSWHKVYMVVRGQSLFVYTDQKSYKAAPDQPYKGESPLDLRGATITVASDYTKKKHVFRVKSQSGSDFLFQAKDDAEMNDWVTVLNQAAQGTSGAGTSRAHTLPAPTQAETKRRSFFTLKKN, encoded by the exons ATGACGACCGACATCTCGGTGGTGCGCGGGGGTTGGGACCCCACGCTACAACAAGAGATTGTCGATGAGTACGAATACGACGGGGGAAACTCGAGTTCGAGACTTTTTGAACGTTCACGCATCAAAGCTTTAGCTG GTGAACGTGAATTGGTACAAAAGAAGACTTTCCAAAAATGGGTCAATTCCCATCTGGTTCGGTGTTCATGCCGAATTGGCGATCTATACGTCGATCTTCGAGATGGCAAAATGCTCATCAAGCTTCTCGAGATTCTCTCCGGAGAACGTTTACCACGACCTACGAAAGGAAAAATGCGAATCCATTGTCTAGAAAACGTCGATAAAGCGTTGCAATTCCTTCGGGAGCAACGAGTGCATCTAGAAAATATGGGATCTCACGACATAGTCGATGGAAATCCTCGTTTGAGTCTTGGTCTCATCTGGACCATCATCCTGCGATTCCAAATTCAAGACATTACCATCGAAGAAACGGACAATCAAGAAACGAAATCAGCGAAAGACGCTCTACTTCTTTGGTGTCAAATGAAAACTGCTGGATATCACAATGTAAATGTACGAAATTTCACTACATCCTGGCGCGATGGTTTAGCCTTCAACGCCATCATCCATAAACACCGTCCGGATTTGATCCAGTTCGATAAACTTTCCAAATCAAAtgctatttacaatttaaacaACGCGTTCAATGTAGCCGAAGACAAGCTTGGTCTGACGAAACTTTTAGATGCCGAAGACATATTCGTCGATCATCCTGACGAAAAATCAATCATCACTTATGTAGTCACGTATTATCATTACTTTTCAAAGATGAAACAGGAGACCGTGCAAGGTAAAAGAATAGGCAAAGTGGTTGGTATTGCTATGGAGAATGACCGTATGATACACGAGTACGAAAGTTTAACCAGTGACCTATTGAGATGGATAGAAGGCACAATAGAGGCTTTAGGTGATCGTCGGTTTGCTAACTCTTTAGTAGGAGTGCAATCTCAGCTCTCCCAATTCTCTAATTATCGTACTGTAGAGAAACCTCCGAAGTTTGTCGAGAAAGGCAATCTGGAGGTGTTGCTGTTCACTTTACAGTCGAAGATGCGAGCCAATAATCAAAAACCATATACGCCTAAAGAGGGTAAGATGATCTCGGACATTAACAAAGCGTGGGAGAGGCTAGAAAAGGCGGAACACGAGCGTGAATTGGCTCTGCGTGAAGAATTGATTCGTCAGGAGAAATTGGAACAATTAGCAGCTAGATTCAACCGAAAGGCTAGCATGAGAGAGACCTGGTTGTCCGAGAATCAACGTTTGGTTTCTCAGGATAATTTCGGTTTCGATTTAGCTGCTGTGGAAGCTGCAGCCAAGAAGCACGAGGCCATCGAGACAGACATCTTTGCCTATGAAGAACGAGTTCAAGCTGTTATGGCTGTATCACAGGAATTGGAAGCTGAGAATTATCACGATATCGAACGTATTAATGCCCGGAAAGACAATGTTCTTAGATTGTGGAATTATCTGCTCGAATTGCTTCGTGCTAGAAGGATGAGATTAGAGTTGTCTTTGCAGCTCCAACAGAACTTCCAAGAGATGCTGTACATTCTAGACAGtatggaagaaataaaaatgcgTCTGTTGACCGACGATTATGGAAAGCACTTGATGGGCGTCGAGGATCTTTTGCAGAAACATTCTCTGGTAGAAGCTGATATCAACGTGTTGGGCGAAAGAGTGAAAGCTGTCGTTCAACAGAGCCAGAGATTCTTAGAACACGGAGAAGGTTATCGACCGTGTGATCCAACCATCATTGTTGAACGCGTACAACAGCTCGAAGACGCGTATGCTGAATTGGTACGCCTGGCAGTCGAACGCAGAGCCAGATTGGAAGAATCTCGTAAATTGTGGCAGTTCTATTGGGACATGGCCGACGAGGAGAATTGGATAAAGGAGAAAGAACAGATCGTATCGACTGGAGACATTGGTCACGATTTGACGACTATAAATCTGCTGTTGTCCAAACACAAAGCACTGGAGAATGAAATTCAGTCTCATGAACCGCAATTAATGTCTGTGGCTGCTGTTGGAGATGAACTGGTTCGTCAGAAACACTTTGGTTCTGATAGGATTCAGGAGAGACTCCAAGAAATTCTGGGAATGTGGAATCATCTCCTGGATTTGGCCGCTTTCAGAAGGAAGCGCTTGGAGGAGGCTGTAGACTATCATCAACTGTTTGCAGATGCTGATGACATTGATATTTGGATGCTGGATACACTACGACTCGTATCATCAGAAGACGTTGGCAGAGACGAAGCCAATGTCCAATCGTTGTTGAAGAAACACAAAGATGTGACAGATGAACTCAAGAACTACGCTACAACTATCGATCAGCTTCGTCAGCAGGCATCGTCTCTTGGTGAGCAGGATGCTAAGTCACCGGAAGTGCTGGAAAGACTGGACTCCATAGACTCCAGATACAAGGAACTTATGGAACTCGCCAAGCTTCGCAAACAGAGATTGTTGGATGCATTATCATTGTACAAGTTGTTCAGCGAGTCAGACGGAGTGGAGCAATGGATCGGTGAGAAGAATAGGATGTTGGAGACTATGGTACCAGCAAAGGATATCGAAGACGTTGAGATTATGAAGCACAGATACAATGGTTTCGAAAAGGAAATGTATGCCAACGCTTCGCGAGTTGCTGTGGTCAATCAACTCGCAAGACAATTATTGCACGTTGAACATCCCAATTCTGAGCAGATCGTTGCACGTCAGAACGAGTTGAACCAGAAATGGGCTGAGCTCCGCGAGAAAGCAGAGAACAAACGTGAAGAATTGAACTCTGCTCATGGCGTACAGACCTTCCATATTGAATGCCGCGAGACAGTATCTTGGATCGAGGATAAGAAACGTATCCTTCAACAAACAGACAGTTTAGAGATGGATCTGACTGGAGTCATGACCTTGCAACGTCGACTAAGTGGAATGGAGCGCGACTTGGCAGCCATCCAGGCTAAATTGGACGCCTTGGAAATGGAGGCTCAGAATATCCAACAACAGAATCTGGAAGATCCTGAGGTGATCAAGGGAAGGATTGATCAGATACACACTATTTGGGAGCAATTGACACAGATGTTGAAGGAACGTGATGCAAAATTGGAAGAAGCAGGTGATCTTCACAGATTCCTCAGAGATTTGGATCACTTCCAGGCTTGGTTACGCAGGACACAAACTGATGTGGCCAGCGAAGATACTCCAACTACCTTGGCTGATGCTGAGAAACTCTTGACACAACACCAGAATATTAAGGAAGAGATTGATAATTATACCGATGACTACCAGAAGATGATGGAGTACGGCGAGAGATTGACCAGTGAAGCTGGTGATGGTGATACACAGTACATGTTCCTTAGGGAGAGATTAAACGCCCTGAAGATGGGCTGGGAGGATTTACGCCAGATGTGGGTCAACAGAAAGATCTTATTGTCCAATTCTCTTAATCTGCAAATCTTCGATCGCGACGCACGCCAGGCAGAAGTGCTTTTGTCCCAGCAAGAGCACATTCTCGCTAAGGATGAAACGCCGGCGAACTTCGAACAAGCGGAGCACATGATCAAGCGTCACGAGGCGTTCATGACTACGATGGACGCGAACGATGAGAAAATCAACTCCGTGGTGCAGTTCGCTGGACGACTTGTCGACGAGGGCCACTTCGCGGCGGACAAAGTCAAGAAGAAGGCAGAGAGCATTAACGAGCGTCGTCGAATAAACCGAGAGAAGGCGAATCAGTATATGGAGAAACTCAAGGATCAGTTACAGTTGCAGATGTTCTTACAGGATTGCGAAGAATTGGGTGAATGGGTTCAGGAGAAGCATATCACCGCTCAAGATGAAACTTATAGAAGTGCCAAGACGGTGCATAGCAAGTGGACAAGGCACCAGGCGTTTGAGGCTGAAATCGCGAGTAATAAGGATCGTCTGCAGCAATTACAACAGGCTGCTGAAGAATTGATTCAACAGAAGCCTGATCTAGCTGAGATTATCAAGCCTAAAGTGGCAGAACTGGCTGACCAGTTCGAGGAACTTGAGACCACTACTCATGACAAAGGTGAACGCCTGTTCGACGCCAATCGTGAAGTTCTTATTCACCAGACTTGCGACGATATTGATTCTTGGATGAACGAACTGGAGAAACAGATTGAAAGCACCGATACTGGTTCTGATTTGGCATCGGTGAATATCTTGATGCAGAAACAACAAATGATCGAAACTCAGATGGCTGTGAAAGCGAGACAGGTCACAGAGTTGGACAAACAGGCTGAACACTTGCAACGTACGGTGCCTGACGACAAGATGGAGGAGATTAAGTGCAAGAAGGAGAAGGTGGCTCAGAGATTCGCCCAACTGAAAGCACCATTAATCGATCGTCAACGTCAgttagagaagaagaaggaagctTTCCAGTTCAGGCGCGACGTGGAAGACGAGAAGCTCTGGATCGCCGAGAAGATGCCTCAGGCTACCAGTACGGAGTACGGAAATTCATTATTCAACGTGCACATGCTTAAGAAGAAGAACCAGTCTCTGCGTACTGAAATAGAGAATCATGAACCAAGAATCAATCTGGTCTGCAATAACGGACAGAAACTCATAGACGAGGGCCACGAGGATAGTCCTGAGTTCCAGAAATTGATACCCGAGTTAACCGAGAAATGGAAGGAGCTGAAGCATGCTGTAGACGACAGGAACAAGCATCTCTTGCAAAACGAAAAGGCACAGCAGTACTTCTTTGACGCGACAGAAGCGGAATCCTGGATGAGCGAACAAGAATTGTATATGATGGTAGAAGACCGTGGCAAGGACGAAATTTCAGCCCAGAACTTAATGAAGAAACACGAGTCTTTGGAACATGCCATGGAAGATTATGCAGAGACTATCCGCCAGCTTGGAGAAACCGCCAGGCAGCTCATTAACGATCAACATCCTCTTGTTGACCAGATTGCTGTGAAACAATCACAAGTAGACAAACTGTACGCTGGTTTGAAAGATCTTGCTGGTGAACGTCGAGCTAAATTAGACGACGCTCTTCAATTATTCATGTTGAACAGAGAAGTGGACGATCTTGAACAGTGGATCGCAGAAAGAGAATTGGTAGCTGGAAGCCACGAATTAGGTCAGGATTACGATCATGTGACGCTCCTTTGGGAGAGGTTCAAAGAGTTTGCTCGAGATACCGAGGCGATAGGCTCGGAAAGAGTGGCGGCAGTGAATGGAATTGCAGATTCTCTAATGGCAAGTGGTCACTCCGATGCTGCTACTATTGCAGAATGGGAGGATGGTTTGAACGAAGTCTGGCAAGATCTGCTAGAATTGATCGAGACTCGTACACAAATGCTGGAAGCTAGTAAAGAACTGCACAAGTTCTTCCACGATTGCAAAGACGTGCTTGGAAGAATCTTGGAGAAACAGAACGCTATGTCTGACGAATTAGGTCGCGATGCTGGCTCAGTCTCAGCTTTGCAGAGGAAGCACGCCAACTTTATGCAGGATTTATCCACGTTGCAGAGCCAGGTGTCGCAGATCCAAGAGGAATCTGCTACGTTACAAGCTAGTTATTGTGGAGACAAGGCTAGAGAGATCACTAATCGTGAAGGAGAGGTAGTTGCTGCTTGGAACAATCTTCAATCGCTTTGCGATGGTAGAAGAACGAAACTGGAGGATACCGGTGATCTGTTCCGATTCTTCAACATGGTTAGGACTCTGATGATTTGGATGGATGACGTAGTTCGTCAGATGAACACTTCGGAGAAACCTCGCGACGTTGCTGGAGTGGAATTACTAATGAACAATCATCAAAGTTTGAAAGCCGAAATAGATGCTAGAGAGGACAACCTGATGGCGTGTATCAATCTTGGGAAAGACTTGTTAGCCAGGAACCACTATGCTAGTAGCCAGATCAAGGAGAAATTGGCAGCTTTAACTGATCACAGAAACGCGTTGCTGCATAGATGGGAGGAACGTTGGGAGAATCTACAACTGa TTTTGGAGGTCTATCAATTCGCAAGAGACGCAGCAGTTGCTGAAGCATGGTTAGTCGCCCAGGAACCATATCTTATGAGTCAAGAACTCGGC CACACAATCGATGAAGTAGAGAATTTGATTAAGAAGCACGAAGCGTTTGAAAAATCGGCAGCTGCTCAGGAAGAAAGGTTTAGTGCCTTGCATCGACTCACTACG TTTGAGTTGAAAGAAATGAAGAGGAGAGAACAAgaacgagaggaagaagaaagacgCAAGAAAGAGGAGGCCGCAGCAGCCGAGGCAGCTCGATTAGCTAAAGCAACACCAGTAACTAGTCCAGACGAACCACCGAGCGAAAG AGCCGAAGCAGAAGGTGTACCAACTGGAGAACGTCCTGCCGGAGAAGACGAATCACATG TGGCACATCGCAAGGCTTCTACACGTACACCACAACCTCAAGACAAGCCCAAGGAAG TGCATGCTCAGAAACCTGCACGTCTATCCATGCGAGGAGAAGCAACACCACCTGCCACCACCCCCTTGAAACCTTCGCAAGGTCTGTCTAGTCCAACAA AACAACGAAGTCCCACCGATGATGAATTCGAGGGCGTGTTGCAACGAAAGCACGAATGGGAGAGCACAACGAAGAAGGCGTCTAATCGGTCCTGGCACAAAGTGTACATGGTCGTTCGTGGACAGAGCTTGTTTGTATATACCGACCAAAAATCATACAAGGCAGCGCCTGATCAACCGTACAAGGGAGAGTCTCCTCTGGACCTTAGAGGAGCGACTATTACTGTGGCGAGCGATTACACTAAGAAGAAACATGTCTTCCGAGTAAA GTCACAAAGCGGATCAGACTTCCTATTCCAGGCTAAGGACGATGCTGAAATGAATGACTGGGTTACCGTGTTGAACCAAGCAGCACAGGGTACATCAGGTGCGGGTACGTCTAGGGCGCACACTCTACCCGCGCCTACACAAGCCGAGACCAAGCGGCGTAGTTTCTTCACTCTCAAGAAAAA CTAA